In the Streptomyces sp. 3214.6 genome, CGATCAGCAGCTTCCTGGTCTGCTGCAATGCCGTCTCCACCTGCGCCTTGGACAGTGACCCGACCGGGGTCGCCTTCGGGAGAACGATGCCGGCTGCACCGTCGGCCCACTGCAGTGCCGGGGAACCCGCGAACGGCCGGTCCAACGTGGGGGTTTGGGGGTCCACCGCCTCGGGTGCCCTGGTCGGCGCCGCGGTCTCCGCCGGCAACGGTGACGCGGACACCCCAGCCTCCGACTCCCCGGTGCCGAAAGGATCACCGGGCAACAGCGACGGCTTCATCGCGACGACCGCCAGGGCGATCACGACGGGCAGGCCGAGGATCGCCCACAGCCGCCGCTTCCGAGTGGCTCTCCCCTGTATCTCCTGCCGCGACGGACCCGCACGCCAGCTCTCGGGCAGCTCGCCGCGCGCCTCCTGCTGCCGCAGCCGCTCCGTGACCATGCGGGCCCGGGCGGACGGCTCCTTCGGCGCGGACGCTATCTCCCGTTCGCTGTCCTGGATGAACTTCGCCCACTCCTCATCGGATATGGAGCTGCCGGACTGGGGAGAAGCCCCACCCCCGTCCCCCTCTTCCGAACCGGATCTGTGCTCTTCGGACGGTCTGTCGGACACGCGCCGTCGGCCTCTCTGTGAGTCGGTTACCGGGCGTCACAGCCTATGTCAGCCCTGCACAGGCATGACGAGGACTTCGCCTCAGCCGTACTACACGCCCGACTCACCCCTCCCCCCCCTGGCCGGCCCCCGAGCCGGGCACCGTCGCGACCGGATCCCCCGGCTGCCATTCCGCCGAACTCCACTCCGGCGTGGGAGCCGGACGAGGCGGCGCGGGTGGAGGATTCGAGCCACGGTTGGGGGTTCTGCGGAACAGAACCTGACCCGTTCCCCCCACTCGACCCGCGACCAGTCGTACCCGAACCGCTCGACTTGCCGGAGCCACCGCCCACCTGCGCCGACGATTCCTTCGTCGCCCGCGGAGTCGATGCCTTCGGCCGTGAGGGCGTCGACGATGCGGTCGCCGAGCGACTCGGAGCAGAACTCGGTGAAGCAGACCCGCTCGACGAACTCACCGACGCGGACACAGAGCTCACCGGTGCTCCCTCCTCACCCGCCGGCTCATCGGTGCCATCTCCGGTCTCTCTTCGCTCGCCTGGTCTGGAGCCGCTCCGGAGCCGACCGCCGTGGAGGGCCCCCAGCGAAAGCGACTTGCTCGGTCCCGGCCAAGGGAACGCCATCACCCGGTCACCCGATCTCCACCGCCCGCGCCCAAGCAGGCGGCGAATCCGGCACGTACTCGGGATCGTCCTCGTCGTACGACGGGCTTCGGGGGAACAGGCCCACCACCGTGCGGCAGGGTGGGCGGGTGCTCGGCCAGGGGGTTTGGCCGTCGGTGAGGGCGACGACGACGTCGGGGCGGGGGCGGGCGCGCAGGGCCCTGGTGAAGCCCTCGCGCAGGTCCGTGCCGCCGCCGCCCAGCAGCGGGATGCCCTCGCCCCGGCACAGGGTGTGCACGAAGTGGGCCGCCGCGTCGCAGGGCACCACGGTGACCATGTCGCGTCGGCCGCCCACGGCCCGGGAGATCGCGGCGACCTCGAGGATCGCGCTGCCCAGTTCGGCGTCGCTGACCGACCCGGAGGTGTCGATGACCACGCTCACCCTGGGCGGTCTGCGGCGCAGGCTCGGCAGGACCGCGCCCGGGACGCTCGCCGAGCGGCGCGACGGACGACCGTAAGAGTAGTCCTCGCCCGCGCCCGGGGCGGACGCCGCCGAGCGGACCGCCGCGCCCAGCAACTCCCGCCAGGGCTGCGGCGGATGGAACGCCTCCTCCGCCCACCGCCGCCATCCGGCCGGCGCGGTGCCCCGGCGGGCGGAGATGCCCTGCGCGACGCGGAAGCGGACCGCGTCGCGTTCCTGTTCGCTCAGGCCGTGTGCGCCGTCCGGGCCCAGGTCCCACTCCCGTTCCCGGCCGTCGGCGCCGCTGCCGCAGTCCAGCCAGGCCAGGTCCTGCGTCTGCAGCCCGAGCCTGAACTGGCGCAGGTAGTCCTCCATCAGCTCGCCCGGCCGCAGCCCGAGGAACTCCGGCGTGACCGCGCCCTCGGGCTGGACCAGCCCGTCCCCGAACGCGTCGTCGTTGATCTCGCAGTCGGCGGCGATGTTCATCCGCAGTCGTTCGCCGGGGCCGCTCAGCCCGTGCTCCCGGGCGACCCGCTCACTGCGTCCGTGGTGGTCGCGCAGCAGGTGGGACACCTCGTGCACCCACACCCCGGCCAGTTCCTCCACCGGCGTACGGTCCACGAATGCCGGTGAGACGTAGCACCGCCAGTGCCGGTCCACGGCCATCGTCGGCACCCACCGCGACTCCACGGGATGCAGAGCGAACAGAGCCGTCGCCAGGTAGGGGCGGGCCCGGGCGGCCTGCAGCCGGGCGGCGAAGAGCTTGTCGAGGTCCAGGGGCCTCGGCTCAGCGGGAGCCAGGGGCCGGCCGGCGACGACCGGCGGCTCGTCGGCGCTCATCGGCCGGCCTTCGTCAGCGCCGCGGAGCGCGCCGCCGCACGGTCCGCCGCCTGATCGGCCCGCCGGGACAGGGTCACCACTCCCGCGAGCTTCTCGATCGACGCCGGTACGTCCCAGTCCTCCCGGCGCAGCGAGGCGAGGGTCGTCGCGGGGACGACCACCAGGTCCGGGGCGCCGGTCTCCAGCGCCCGGACGAGGAGGCTCCACGCCGCGTCCCAGCGGGACTTGTCGGGACGGGTACGGACGGCGGCCACCACACCGTCCAGCACGGCCTGGCGCAGGTCGCCGCGCTCGGGCAGGTCGGCGCCCGCCGGGTCGGCGAGCAGCGTCTCGGGGTCCGGGAGGTCCATCCGGTCCAGGCTCGCCAGCAGCTCCAGGCCGGGGCCGTCGCCGACCGCGCCCCTGACCAGCAGCGACAGTACGTCGCGGGAGGAGCCGGCCGCCGTCGCGAAGGCGATCAGGGTCAGGGTCACCTCCCAGCTGCGGGGCGACGGCCAGGCTCCGCCACGGCGCGCCTCGCTGCTGGGCAGTTGGTGCACGAGTTTGGGGCGGGCGGCGAGCAGCCCGCACACCGCGCGGCGCGCGAAGGCCACGGCGTCGGCCAGTTTCGCCGGGTCGAGCCGGGGCAGGGTCGCCCGGGGCCAGGTGCCGCCGAGCCCGCGTACGACGACCTCGTGGTCGTGGATCCACTGGAGGTGCACGAACCGGTTGGCCAGCGGCGGGCTCAGTTCCCAGCCGTCGGCCGCCGAGCCCCGCGGGTTGGCGGCGGCCACGATGCGCACCCCGGGCGGCAGCGTCAGCGCCCCGATCTTCCGCTCCAACACCAGCCGGAGCAGGGCCGCCTGCACGGCGGGCGGGGCGGTGGACAACTCGTCCAAAAACAGCAGCCCTCGGCCGGCGCGCACCAGCCGCACCGCCCAGTCCGGCGGGGCCATCGGGACGCCCTGTTCGGCGGGATCGTCCCCGACGACGGGCAGCCCCGAGAAGTCGGACGGCTCGTGCACGCTGGCGATCACCGTGGTCAGCGGCAGGTCCAACGTCTGAGCGAGCTGGGTCAGCGCCGCGGTCTTGCCGATCCCCGGCTCTCCCCACAGCAGTACGGGCAGGTCGGCGGCCACGGCCAGCGTCAGGGCCTCCAGCTGGCTGTCGGGGCGCGGCTCGGTGGCGGCGTCGCGCAGCAGGGTCAACAACTCGCCCGCCACGTCGAGTTGGTTGGAAGATACCGGGATGAAAGGGGTGCCTGTGGGCATGTGTGATCACCTTTGGGGTGCGTAGTCGAAAGAGAGAAGGCCAGAAGGGAGAAAGTTCGCAGGAGAGAAGGAGGAACGGAGGAAGCGCGAAGGAAGAGAGAAAGCTCGGAAGGTCAGCGGCGGATGCCGTGGCGCGGGTGCTCGCGCATACGAGGGGGACGACGACGTTCCTGGCCGGGCCCGGGACCGATCAGGCCGGCCCGGAACAGTCCGTAGGTGATCCGCCGTCGAGCCGCCGCTTCCAGCTCGTCCCGCAACGCGCCGTCGCGCAGCACCGCCTCGGGGCCCAACAGCCCCTCCACCACGGCCAGCGCGCCCACGATGTCGCCGTGGACCAGGCGTTCGCGCACGCCGGCGAGGCAGTCCGGACGCCGGTGCGCCGTGTCGATGGCCTGGAGACAGGGCAGCGGAGTGCCGGTCAGCGCGGCCAGCAGCTCCTCGCGCCGGATCTCGGCCGGATCGTGGTCCAACGGGGCCAGCACGCCGTCGACCAGGCCGATCCGGTGCGTAGCTCCCCGGCACTCCACGAACCGAGCCCGCCCCGCCCGATCGCGAAGCCCGCTCGAACCGGATGCCGCGTACCCCGGTACGAGGCAGTCCGGTCCGACGTGCTCCGGTACGAGCGCCGAGGCGACCAGCGGATGCAGCCGCTCGGCCTCGATCGCTCCCGTACGGAGCAACTCCAGGTCGGGCAGCACCCAGGTCGCCGCGTCGGGCAGAACGGGCAGCGCGGAGACACAGCCCGACGGACTCCGCAGGACGGGCGCCCCCTCCCCGCCCTCGCCCGGATCGAGCACCAGCCGCTGTCCGGCCCCGAACCGCACGAGAACGGAACCCGTGGTCCGGCCCTCCGCCCGAAGCACGATCCCCGCCTCGGCCGCCCACCGGTCCACGGCACAGCCGAGCTCCGACAGTTCCGGGGCCGGGTTCACCGTCGGCGGGGGCGGATCGTCTCCAGGCGGCGGACGATCCGCTCCGCACCGAACCCGCAGCTCACCGGCCCTGCGCGCATCCCACAGATGACGGTGCAGATCGAGCCGGAACCGCCGGTTGGGACGCGGATGCGGATGGCGGGAGCCACCGGCCCCCGAGCCGCTCGCCCCCGAACCAGTCGTCCCCGAGTCGGACGACGCGTCCCACAGCGCGAGGCTGATCCGCTGCCCGGCATCCGCCCATGCAGGCGGCGTCCGCACCACGACATGCACCGGACGTACGCCGCCCCGCCCTCGCCCCACAGCCTCGTACCGGGCGAGGGAGACGGTCAGACCGGGCCGCAGCAGCCCGTCGGGAGCGATCCTCGGCAGGTGCCAGCGCAGCAGGTCAGGTGCCAGGTGGCGGAGATCCGCCCGGACTCGGGCCGCGAGTTCCTGGCCGCGCTCGCGTGCCACGACCCGCAGATTGAAGTCGACGTCGATGCCTGCGGCGGCGCACGCCCCCGCCCAGTCCCCGGCATGCCGGCGGGCGGTCGCAGTCTCGATCATGGAGGCCGGCACGGCGAACTCGCGCACGCGCAGCCAGAAGGAAAGCCGGGAATCCTCGTTCGCGATGTGAGTGAGCATCAGCACTCACCTTGCGCGGACGGGTCCCCCGATCTGACACGAGAAGGAGTAGTCATCACGGGAATCGTAGCCCTCCGACGCTGATCTGCCCACCGGATATCTTCCGGCTCGTCAGTTCCGGCCGCCGACCTCCCCACCGGTCCGTCGACGTGACCAGCACGGGCGGCCCACCTAAACCTCTTCGAACTCCCGTTCGTCATGCCGTAGCTTGACTCCGTTCGGGGCCGTTCGGCCCCCTCGGAAAGGCGACGACTTCGTGCACTCGTCCTCCTCGAACAGGCTCCGCCGCAGACACCCCGTCACAGCGGCGACAACGCTCGGCCTGCTGATTGCGGCTGCGGGGATCGTCCAGCCGACCGCGGCGTCGGCCGCGACGCATGACAACCGGCCAGCCACTCCGACCGACCTGCGCACTTCTCCGATCACCTCCTGTGCCGGCGACACCATCGTGGGCGACGGCGACGTCACTCTGTACGCGAAGGTCTCGGACCCCGACGGCGGGGTCCTGGGCGTCGGCTTCCGTCTGTCGCCGCACGGCAGCGAATCCGGCGACGCGATCGCCGAGTCGGATCCGGGGCAGCTGGCCGCGCCGTCCGGCAGCTCCGCCGGCTATGTCGTCCGGAAGGACGTCCTGGAGTCGGCGGCAGGCGGTTCCATCACCGAGTTCGACTGGAAGGTCCGGGCCACCGACTCCCACCACACCAGCGACTGGTCGACCGTCTGCCACTTCTCCTTCGATCCGACGCGTACAGGCGCGCCCGTGATCTCCGAACCCGCGGCATCCACCATCGGACAGCCGTTGAGCATCGCCGTGAGCGCGCCCAGCGGCGGGACCGTACCGAGCAGCTACCGCTATCAGCTCAACGGAGGCGCCCCGGTCGACGTGCACGCCGACGCCTCCGGCAACGCCACCCTCACGGTCACCCCGACCAGCCGCACCAACACGCTGTCAGTCACCAGTCTGTCCGCAGGCGGCAACTACGGTGAGACGGCGTCCATCGTCATCATCTCGGACGCGCCCTCGACCCATCAGGCCGACGGTGACCTGACCGGCGACAACGTCCCGGACCTGGTCACCGTCGGCGCGCAGAACGGATTCCCGTCGGGTCTGTGGCTGGCGCCCGGTACCGGTGACGGGCACGTCAGCACCTCGCCGTCCGACATCGGTGTCAACGGCGACGGCCGTGGTTCCAACGGCTCGTCATCGGACTTCGACGGCTCGACGGTCATCACCGGACGCTTCACCGGCGGCACGGAACAGGACGTGCTGGTCTACTTTCCGGACGGCGTCTACGCGGGCACCGGCATGATCGTCAAGGGCAGCGGAGACGGCTCACCGCTCGATCCGGTCAGCGGGAACGGCACCTACATTCGGGGTGGTTCGTTGCAGGACGTCTACGGCGACAACCCCGTCCAGCTCGCCAACGCCGGGAACACCTCCGGCCGCGACACCGGGTTCCCGGACCTCATCGGCGTCTCCGGCGACGGTGCCAACGGTTACGCCCTCAACCTCTACCTGAGCGGCTTCAACGCCGGCCTCTACTTCCCCCTCGCACTCGACGTCACCACACCCGACGGCACCGCGGACTGGAACGACTGGACCATCGCCACCACCCAACTGCCCGCCGCGGACGGCGGAAGCAGCACCGCGATGTTCCTCTGGAACAAGTCCACCGGCGAACTCGACCTGTGGGAGAACCTGGCCGCCGACCCCGACACCGGCAGCCTCACGTACACCGCCTATCCGGTCGCCACCAGGTGGAACGTCGGAGCAGCTCTGAACCTTCAGGCCGCCGATGCCAACGGCGACGGCGTGCCCGACCTGTGGGCTGTCTCCCAAGGCGGGACGGTCAGAACCAACCTGTTCACCGACCTGTCCAGTACCGCCCCGGCCACTGTGACGAGTTTCGCCGAGACCCTCAGCACCGATTGACGCGAGGGGCGCCGCCGATCCCTCGTCGGCGCCCCAGCAGACCGGTTACCGCAACACCACCCCCGCCCCCTCCACCGCGTCCCCGGACGGCATCTCCAGTAGGCCCAGTTCGGCGCCGGAGGCCAGTAGGCGGTGGGCCGGGAGGATGCGGACCGTGTAGCCGAAGGGGCCTGTGCGGTCCAGGGACAGGGGGCCCTCGTACACCCACCTGCCCTCCAGGTCGGGGCCGCCCGTGGGTTTCAGCGGGACCGTCGAGGCGTCCGTGATGCGGTCCTCCTCGTCGACCCGGCCGGAGACGGCCTGGATCTCGACGTCGTCGGGGGCGAGGTCGCCGAGGCCGACGCGGACCCGTAGTGCGAGGGTCGTGCCGAGTTCGGCGGTGGCGGTGGCCGCCGATGTCTCGACGTGGTCGACCGTCACCGCGTGCCAGGCCGAGCGCACCCGTTGTTTCCAGGCGGCGAGTTCGCGTGCGGTGTCGGGGGCCATCGTCCGGTGCGTGTGGGCGGCCGGGGTGTAGAGGCGTTCGACGTACTCGCGGACCATGCGTCCGGCCAGCACCTTCGGGCCGAGCAGGGTGAGGGTCTGGCGGACCATCTCGATCCAGCGGTCGGGCAGGCCCGCCCGGCCGCGTTCGTAGAAGCGGGGGGCGATGCGCTGTTCCAGGAGGTCGTAGAGGGCCGCCGCCTCGACGTCGTCTCGGTGGTCGGGGTCGGTGCCGGCGCCGTCGGCGGTGGGGATCGCCCAGCCGAAGTCGGGCTGGAACCATTCGTCCCACCAGCCGTCCAGGACGGAGAGGTTGAGGCAGCCGTTGAGGGCCGCCTTCATACCGCTGGTCCCGCACGCCTCCAGCGGCCTCAGCGGATTGTTCAGCCAGATGTCGCAGCCGGGGTACAGCTTCTGCGCCATCGCCATGCCGTAGTCGGGGAGGAAGACGATGCGGTGGCGGACCCGTGGGTCGTCCGTGAACCGGACCAGCTCCTGGACGAGGCGTTTGCCGCCGTCGTCCGCCGGGTGCGCCTTGCCCGCCACCACGATCTGGATCGGCCGCTCGGAGTGCAGCAGCAGGTCCATCAGCCGGTCGCGGTCCCTCAGCATCAGCGTCAGGCGTTTGTACGACGGGACGCGGCGCGCGAAGCCGATGGTGAGGACGTCCGGGTCCAGGACGTCGTCGATCCAGCCCAACTCGGCCGTGCCCGCGCCGCGTTGACGCCAGGACGCCCGCAGCCGGCGCCGTACCTCCACCACCAGTTGCTCGCGCAGGTCGCGGCGCAGGTCCCAGATGTCCTGGTCGGAGATGTCGGCGACGGCGTCCCAGCGCTCGGAACCGCCGACGCTCAGGGCGTCCTCGGCGCGCTCGCTGCCGACCTGGCGGGCGCCGAGCCGGAGCACTTCGGGGGCGACCCAGGTCGGGGCGTGCACGCCGTTGGTGACGGAGGTGATCGGCACCTCGTCGGGGTCGAAGCCGGGCCA is a window encoding:
- a CDS encoding vWA domain-containing protein; protein product: MSADEPPVVAGRPLAPAEPRPLDLDKLFAARLQAARARPYLATALFALHPVESRWVPTMAVDRHWRCYVSPAFVDRTPVEELAGVWVHEVSHLLRDHHGRSERVAREHGLSGPGERLRMNIAADCEINDDAFGDGLVQPEGAVTPEFLGLRPGELMEDYLRQFRLGLQTQDLAWLDCGSGADGREREWDLGPDGAHGLSEQERDAVRFRVAQGISARRGTAPAGWRRWAEEAFHPPQPWRELLGAAVRSAASAPGAGEDYSYGRPSRRSASVPGAVLPSLRRRPPRVSVVIDTSGSVSDAELGSAILEVAAISRAVGGRRDMVTVVPCDAAAHFVHTLCRGEGIPLLGGGGTDLREGFTRALRARPRPDVVVALTDGQTPWPSTRPPCRTVVGLFPRSPSYDEDDPEYVPDSPPAWARAVEIG
- a CDS encoding AAA family ATPase, which gives rise to MPTGTPFIPVSSNQLDVAGELLTLLRDAATEPRPDSQLEALTLAVAADLPVLLWGEPGIGKTAALTQLAQTLDLPLTTVIASVHEPSDFSGLPVVGDDPAEQGVPMAPPDWAVRLVRAGRGLLFLDELSTAPPAVQAALLRLVLERKIGALTLPPGVRIVAAANPRGSAADGWELSPPLANRFVHLQWIHDHEVVVRGLGGTWPRATLPRLDPAKLADAVAFARRAVCGLLAARPKLVHQLPSSEARRGGAWPSPRSWEVTLTLIAFATAAGSSRDVLSLLVRGAVGDGPGLELLASLDRMDLPDPETLLADPAGADLPERGDLRQAVLDGVVAAVRTRPDKSRWDAAWSLLVRALETGAPDLVVVPATTLASLRREDWDVPASIEKLAGVVTLSRRADQAADRAAARSAALTKAGR
- a CDS encoding glycosyltransferase family 1 protein gives rise to the protein MKAIRRFTVRPLLPEPLRPLSDLARNLRWSWHAETRDLFQSVDPERWAVSDGDPVRLLGSVRPARLTELAEDRRFLRRLTAAADDLHDYMTGDRWYQDQPATAGLPAAVAYFSPEFGITAALPQYSGGLGILAGDHLKAASDLGVPLIGVGLLYRHGYFRQTLSRDGWQQEHYPVLDPNELPVTLLREDDGAPAQISLALPAGKQLHARVWLAQVGRVPLLMLDSDIEENGLGERGVTDRLYGGGSEHRLLQEMLLGIGGVRAVRTYCRLTGHPEPEVFHTNEGHAGFLGLERIAELADTGLDFDSALEAVRAGTVFTTHTPVPAGIDRFDRELVARHFGPDAELPHMDVDRILRLGMETYPGGEPNLFNMAVMGLRLAQRANGVSLLHGQVSRGMFAGLWPGFDPDEVPITSVTNGVHAPTWVAPEVLRLGARQVGSERAEDALSVGGSERWDAVADISDQDIWDLRRDLREQLVVEVRRRLRASWRQRGAGTAELGWIDDVLDPDVLTIGFARRVPSYKRLTLMLRDRDRLMDLLLHSERPIQIVVAGKAHPADDGGKRLVQELVRFTDDPRVRHRIVFLPDYGMAMAQKLYPGCDIWLNNPLRPLEACGTSGMKAALNGCLNLSVLDGWWDEWFQPDFGWAIPTADGAGTDPDHRDDVEAAALYDLLEQRIAPRFYERGRAGLPDRWIEMVRQTLTLLGPKVLAGRMVREYVERLYTPAAHTHRTMAPDTARELAAWKQRVRSAWHAVTVDHVETSAATATAELGTTLALRVRVGLGDLAPDDVEIQAVSGRVDEEDRITDASTVPLKPTGGPDLEGRWVYEGPLSLDRTGPFGYTVRILPAHRLLASGAELGLLEMPSGDAVEGAGVVLR